A window of the Henckelia pumila isolate YLH828 chromosome 3, ASM3356847v2, whole genome shotgun sequence genome harbors these coding sequences:
- the LOC140892289 gene encoding lipase-like PAD4: MGHETSQFESSETLATFLASTPLLEESWRLCSHANSAAPRSFAVSRAGEVAYVAFSGVQMVGISPEESRGNLVDIQSGCAGAFDAIPRGGGETVMVHSGLLQLFLCFYNSQIFQQKILEIVNECRSVVFTGHSLGGAIASLSALWLLSDIQTNSSSITVFCITYGSPMLGNEPFSQAILQERWAGNFCHVVARHDLLPRLLLTPSHLFDSQFHALFQLWHLSMTSPYFGQISLQIPDEKNNELFDKVLACVACRSQGGEDRETSMFWPFGSYMFCTDKGTICLDNAVAIVKFLYSMMTKGSATSCIEDHLEYGKYVEKACWQYLLKTGSVDSCFSESSNDAGITLALQSLELTTQEPSYGDAKDCLLKARQLGCKRNLNNAKMAVNLAKITPLRAQIEWYKAFCDDSDEKLGYYDSFKLRSVSKRGSKVNMNRIRLGWFWDELIDMLQTNKLTHDFHKLPKYVNAAQFYKLLVEPLEIAEYYRNGEHKKKGHYIEHGRERRFKIFDKWWRDRKVGDEENNPRSKFASLTQDSCFWARVEEARDCIYEFRGETEKGNRTLLLEKIEMFEQYASSLINQKEVSADVFAENSSYNLFREEWKELKSQLQLLQPHFPGFQDGMVQ; the protein is encoded by the exons ATGGGACACGAAACTTCACA GTTCGAATCGAGTGAAACTCTAGCAACATTCCTGGCCTCCACGCCGCTGCTGGAGGAATCATGGAGGCTGTGCAGCCACGCCAACTCCGCGGCGCCGCGGAGCTTCGCTGTGAGCAGGGCGGGGGAGGTGGCGTACGTGGCGTTTTCCGGCGTGCAGATGGTAGGGATTTCGCCGGAGGAGAGTCGCGGGAATCTGGTGGATATCCAGAGTGGCTGCGCCGGAGCTTTCGATGCGATTCCTCGCGGTGGTGGAGAAACGGTTATGGTGCACAGTGGCCTTCTGCAACTCTTCCTCTGCTTTTATAATTCCCAGATTTTTCAACAAAAG ATTCTTGAAATAGTGAATGAATGCAGATCAGTTGTTTTCACCGGTCATTCCCTGGGAGGTGCCATTGCTTCCCTTTCGGCCCTTTGGCTTCTTTCAGACATTCAAACCAATTCATCCTCTATCACTGTCTTCTGCATCACCTACGGTTCACCAATGCTGGGGAACGAGCCGTTTTCTCAAGCCATTCTTCAAGAAAGATGGGCTGGAAACTTCTGCCATGTTGTAGCACGACACGATTTGTTGCCACGACTCCTCTTAACTCCATCACATctgtttgattctcaatttcATGCCCTCTTCCAACTGTGGCATTTGTCTATGACTTCCCCGTATTTTGGACAAATTTCTCTCCAAATACCAGATGAGAAAAATAACGAACTGTTTGACAAAGTTTTGGCTTGTGTTGCATGCCGGTCGCAAGGAGGTGAAGATCGAGAAACGAGCATGTTTTGGCCGTTTGGGAGTTATATGTTCTGCACAGATAAGGGTACTATATGTTTGGATAATGCAGTGGCAATTGTTAAGTTTCTCTACTCCATGATGACGAAAGGTTCGGCTACTTCTTGCATAGAGGATCACCTCGAGTATGGAAAATATGTTGAGAAAGCTTGCTGGCAGTATTTACTCAAGACAGGCTCTGTGGATTCGTGTTTTTCCGAGTCAAGCAATGATGCAGGGATCACATTGGCATTGCAGTCATTGGAGCTAACTACTCAG GAACCGTCATACGGAGATGCAAAAGACTGCCTCTTAAAGGCAAGACAACTAGGATGCAAACGCAACCTAAACAATGCAAAGATGGCTGTCAACTTAGCTAAAATCACCCCACTTCGAGCACAAATCGAGTGGTACAAAGCATTTTGTGATGATTCAGATGAAAAGTTGGGATACTATGACTCATTCAAGTTAAGAAGTGTTTCAAAGAGAGGCTCCAAAGTTAATATGAACCGTATCAGACTGGGATGGTTTTGGGACGAACTGATCGACATGCTACAAACAAACAAACTAACCCATGACTTTCACAAGCTCCCGAAGTACGTGAATGCTGCACAATTCTACAAACTACTCGTTGAACCGCTGGAAATTGCTGAATACTACAGAAATGGAGAGCATAAGAAGAAAGGTCATTATATTGAGCATGGCAGAGAGAGAAGATTCAAGATTTTTGATAAGTGGTGGAGGGATAGGAAGGTTGGAGATGAAGAAAATAACCCGAGAAGCAAATTCGCAAGTTTGACACAAGATTCGTGCTTTTGGGCGAGAGTGGAAGAAGCAAGAGACTGCATTTATGAGTTTAGAGGTGAAACTGAAAAAGGAAACCGTACACTTCTCTTAGAAAAGATCGAAATGTTTGAACAATATGCAAGCTCGCTGATTAACCAGAAGGAGGTGTCTGCAGATGTCTTCGCGGAAAATTCAAGCTACAATTTGTTTCGAGAAGAATGGAAGGAGCTTAAATCACAATTACAGCTATTGCAACCTCATTTTCCAGGCTTCCAAGATGGAATGGTTCAATAG